The Trypanosoma brucei brucei TREU927 chromosome 9, whole genome shotgun sequence genome includes a window with the following:
- a CDS encoding ubiquitin carboxyl-terminal hydrolase, putative (curated by J. Mottram), with translation MNQNNLSCEDSDVSTNPGNASPGSGDDSGTSSEGHPSCVDNSVSPSVSSLLSQAEKSATDSVHAEEEHLEKDTELRQGMKQGGFVKSAGRGSKDPLALDQAVAPAIPVPFVGLINEGCTCYLNSLLQMLFHLCYFRNAVYLTPTDANDESCSIPRALQSVFHEMEIRRTPVHTKKLTAAFDWTESELYSQHDIQEMATLLRDNLEERMKGSVSEGAINRMFEGYGEQVVATLDKSFCSRSRDTFYDIHLPLEGHTNLMDSLRSLTARDMLVGDNKYRVEEPGREPQYKDAQKSYEFRRFPPVIWFHLKRFEMDLTSPILETKKVNSYLEFPVELSLEELEHETPSNWGEYATQVFAGDMGDEKKMTGDDGGEKRKRRKGDNEVATAIARPFSRDTPAVYDLQGVIVHKGSVRSGHYYCYIREWDATEKRFTRWLEFDDERVTVVSQEVAVNDNFGVPVPTEGRPLWHMPTNNAYMLSYVRRADCQRMFERPKNNIVPQCVRDQLREEIQEEKRREEEANMRRRKLVLYVLTDEIISEHVKRVQRETFPSDPRIWEEVCFRVEVEKTTPLQMVYVSVAECVPNVKKRFRFDDFRLWLSPWTSHIHVAVPLQLTESTKNCSLTEYLNYRNDDKSPLMHFLVYLQRRTTLPQLYVPNTASLFVNQRLGAEAVAACNGCTIILPKPTPISSITFYTIYFSDYAAPCNVHICLYAADDQKTPCESKTCTLSRDLCMFDVNSTGQKIALIRCAVRGSLAWVYLLANERPSMSSLRVTYGCEGEGIEETNISSLPRIDRCAVLVFLKYFNPVTRHVAYAGSAMIPLHATVADCGRVLLRLLGEDPDLVDTLLIYEESQCQNVLLDNEKTLQNSGIIVGSVLIAQQRNSRVHSYTDVNDYLLSLPNFIHVKATHSVFEERYMFSEEDSGYEADNVEGSDDCVVPARPAVVEASIPMSDADSEVRGQTTFYPPRNFHVIKAYMLTLDSQLKYDEVCEAIGTASGHDPAFIRLYKGTCGGNPNCGEILTPEVDPAPSDMVLSGLLWGNRVDVIFFEVLREPRRVVECRPRLVVTVRGRKNEAIYKEKLVVPQGTTVGDVVEQAVRRCAITVERTFCSDGGAGVALDAGGSVNRCSRSRSNNSEVISSQVITPFVISPHYLALVVDPRERLINCIIEVPVMEDGTCDCNCFIDDLVSQAVAAYGTAGLCAPVEPLTIFVVPAPPLQKDQFRIACCHGEVFADRDDSLPLMFGQPFVVTADYHATVETLRDILLEYTGVPANEVVPLQRGVVVIATRRSVFLPWSECFFEFVRREERKRGPFTPSLLLNHRRPREKPGSRYVAQAAPALRISRR, from the coding sequence ATGAATCAGAACAATTTATCTTGCGAGGACAGTGATGTTTCCACTAATCCTGGAAACGCCTCACCAGGTTCTGGGGATGATAGCGGAACATCTTCTGAGGGACATCCGTCATGTGTGGATAATTCCGTGTCGCCGTCGGTATCTTCTCTGTTATCGCAAGCGGAAAAGAGCGCCACTGATTCAGTTCATGCAGAGGAGGAGCACTTGGAAAAAGATACGGAGTTGAGACAAGGGATGAAACAGGGAGGGTTTGTAAAGAGCGCTGGACGCGGAAGCAAGGATCCGCTCGCGCTTGACCAAGCAGTGGCACCCGCGATACCGGTGCCATTTGTTGGTCTTATAAATGAGGGTTGTACATGTTACTTGAACTCTCTTCTTCAAATGTTGTTTCACTTATGCTACTTCCGAAACGCTGTTTATCTCACACCAACGGACGCTAATGATGAGAGTTGCTCGATACCTCGTGCGCTGCAATCAGTTTTCCATGAGATGGAGATACGCCGTACCCCAGTGCATACAAAAAAGTTGACAGCCGCCTTCGACTGGACTGAGAGCGAGCTTTACTCTCAGCATGACATTCAAGAAATGGCCACGCTGCTTCGTGACAATCTTGAGGAGCGAATGAAGGGATCTGTAAGCGAGGGCGCGATCAACCGGATGTTTGAGGGCTATGGTGAGCAAGTTGTTGCAACACTCGACAAGAGCTTTTGTTCACGCAGCCGGGACACCTTTTACGATATCCACCTCCCCCTCGAGGGGCACACCAACCTCATGGATAGTTTACGCTCGCTCACAGCGAGGGACATGCTTGTTGGGGACAACAAGTATCGCGTTGAGGAACCTGGGAGGGAGCCACAATATAAGGACGCACAGAAAAGTTATGAATTCCGTCGCTTTCCACCTGTTATTTGGTTTCATTTAAAACGGTTCGAAATGGATCTCACATCACCTATACTGGAGACGAAGAAGGTGAACAGTTACTTGGAGTTTCCCGTGGAGTTGTCCCTCGAGGAATTGGAACACGAGACTCCCTCAAATTGGGGGGAATACGCTACCCAAGTATTTGCTGGGGATATGggtgatgaaaagaaaatgacggGAGATGATGGGggtgagaagaggaagaggagaaaaggagataaTGAAGTGGCAACGGCTATTGCACGGCCCTTCAGTAGGGATACACCAGCCGTATATGATCTGCAGGGAGTTATTGTGCACAAGGGTTCTGTCCGTAGCGGTCACTACTATTGCTACATAAGGGAATGGGATGCCACTGAGAAGAGGTTTACGCGTTGGTTGGAATTTGATGATGAGAGGGTAACAGTTGTCAGCCAGGAGGTTGCAGTGAATGACAACTTCGGCGTGCCTGTTCCAACAGAGGGAAGGCCACTCTGGCACATGCCTACTAATAATGCTTATATGCTTTCATATGTAAGACGTGCCGATTGTCAGAGGATGTTTGAACGGCCGAAGAATAACATTGTTCCTCAGTGTGTAAGGGATCAACTTCGGGAGGAAATCCAGGAGGAGAAACGacgtgaggaggaggcaaaCATGCGTCGCAGAAAATTGGTGCTATACGTCCTCACGGATGAAATAATCAGTGAGCATGTCAAGCGAGTACAACGTGAGACCTTTCCATCAGATCCTCGGATTTGGGAGGAAGTTTGTTTCCGTGTCGAAGTAGAAAAAACTACTCCGCTTCAAATGGTGTATGTTTCTGTCGCTGAGTGCGTACCGAACGTTAAAAAGAGGTTCAGGTTTGACGATTTCCGACTCTGGCTCTCTCCGTGGACAAGCCACATCCACGTTGCGGTGCCGTTGCAACTGACCGAATCAACTAAGAATTGCTCACTCACTGAATACCTCAACTATAGGAACGATGACAAATCACCACTGATGCACTTCCTTGTGTACCTACAACGACGGACAACACTTCCGCAGCTTTATGTACCGAATACCGCTTCATTGTTTGTTAATCAACGGCTTGGGGCTGAGGCGGTGGCTGCGTGCAACGGATGCACCATTATCCTCCCCAAACCAACTCCCATCAGCAGTATTACGTTCTACACAATTTACTTTTCTGATTATGCGGCGCCATGCAACGTGCATATTTGCCTGTACGCTGCTGATGATCAAAAAACTCCTTGTGAAAGCAAAACATGTACACTCAGCCGGGACCTATGCATGTTTGACGTGAACTCCACGGGGCAAAAAATCGCATTAATCCGGTGCGCTGTGAGAGGTTCGCTAGCGTGGGTCTATTTATTAGCAAACGAAAGACCCTCAATGTCGTCGTTACGGGTGACATATGGGtgtgaaggggaggggatcGAAGAAACTAACATTTCGTCTCTCCCCCGTATTGACAGGTGTGCTGTTTTGGTCTTTCTCAAATATTTCAACCCCGTCACCCGCCACGTTGCCTACGCAGGATCGGCGATGATTCCACTGCACGCAACAGTTGCCGATTGTGGGCGAGTGTTGCTACGTCTTTTGGGTGAGGACCCTGACTTAGTTGATACTCTTCTAATATATGAGGAAAGCCAGTGCCAAAATGTACTACTCGATAATGAGAAGACTCTCCAGAACTCTGGTATCATAGTTGGTAGTGTACTGATTGCGCAACAACGCAATTCGCGTGTGCACTCATATACTGATGTAAACGACTATCTGCTTAGTTTGCCAAACTTTATCCATGTGAAGGCCACCCATTCCGTCTTTGAGGAGCGCTACATGTTTTCGGAAGAAGACTCGGGTTATGAGGCTGATAATGTTGAAGGAAGTGATGATTGCGTTGTACCAGCAAGGCCAGCCGTCGTGGAGGCGTCAATTCCCATGTCCGATGCGGACAGTGAGGTTCGCGGACAGACGACGTTCTACCCACCAAGGAACTTTCACGTCATCAAAGCATATATGCTTACATTAGATAGCCAGTTGAAGTACGATGAGGTCTGTGAAGCAATTGGTACTGCAAGCGGACATGACCCAGCTTTCATTCGGTTGTACAAAGGTACTTGCGGTGGCAATCCCAACTGTGGGGAGATATTAACGCCAGAGGTGGACCCTGCACCCAGCGATATGGTCCTTTCAGGGTTATTGTGGGGTAACCGTGTGGATGTCATCTTTTTTGAGGTACTGCGCGAGCCACGACGCGTGGTGGAGTGTCGCCCGCGCCTCGTAGTGACGGTACGGGGTCGGAAGAATGAGGCAATATACAAGGAGAAGCTTGTGGTTCCACAGGGTACCACAGTTGGTGATGTGGTAGAACAGGCAGTTCGGCGATGTGCGATAACTGTTGAGCGCACATTTTGTTCTGACGGGGGAGCAGGGGTCGCCTTGGATGCTGGCGGTAGTGTCAACAgatgcagcagaagcagaAGCAATAACAGTGAGGTGATAAGTTCACAGGTTATCACTCCTTTTGTCATTTCCCCTCACTACCTTGCACTTGTCGTCGACCCCCGCGAGCGTCTAATCAACTGCATCATCGAAGTGCCCGTTATGGAAGACGGCACATGTGACTGTAATTGTTTTATCGATGACTTGGTTTCACAAGCGGTGGCTGCATACGGAACCGCCGGTCTCTGTGCCCCAGTGGAGCCACTAacaatttttgttgtgcctGCTCCGCCGCTGCAGAAGGATCAGTTCCGGATTGCTTGCTGTCATGGTGAAGTATTTGCTGACCGGGATGACAGTCTCCCACTAATGTTTGGGCagccttttgttgttacggCAGATTACCACGCAACTGTAGAGACACTGCGGGATATCCTCCTTGAGTACACGGGTGTTCCCGCTAATGAAGTTGTGCCTTTACAACGTGGTGTTGTTGTCATAGCCACAAGGCGAAGCGTTTTCCTTCCTTGGAGCGAATGTTTCTTTGAATTTGTGAGgcgggaagagagaaaaaggggtCCATTCACTCCGTCACTGCTGCTAAACCACCGTCGGCCGAGAGAAAAACCGGGATCGCGGTACGTGGCGCAGGCTGCTCCGGCGTTACGTATTTcaagaaggtga
- a CDS encoding actin, putative (actin-like protein 1, ungrouped (curated by B. Wickstead, Univ. of Oxford); similar to SP:P53500: Actin. {Cyanidioschyzon merolae}) produces MRIPEGTAKILAKVPLPDEVAVVHRNAAVVDIGACKTRIGFAGDDIPRVNEPTCVLRGGEQESTLYLRKAYDKRAIGDTVRVIEDKEVNWDAMELLLQHLDDILHLSNSEVPTPLLLTEKMLVPRAHRQRLAEMLFEKHNLCSVYFAPSPALALYASGVCSGVSVEMGYDACHVVPVFQGCPMFHAVHALEYGGKLCTQYMMNTGQPLPDVVHPRHRVDVWEHIKEKNCETCPSSAAFRRAVEMEANMNSSNEENEDYSGRNKNVVHHKLPDGTIISLGSSRFVPSEMLFDPSLAPTTEHESNHKWVEHFEYLHTYAFPQGIHRLLVDSVRKCDTDLQGLLYGALHLSGGCSLLSGLPERLRDDVASITAQAVHVEAQTERRDAAFVGGSILASLPTFQNFWVTRAEYSEFGAGAVLRRGL; encoded by the coding sequence ATGCGTATCCCGGAAGGCACTGCTAAGATTCTCGCTAAGGTTCCGCTTCCCGATGAGGTGGCCGTCGTGCACCGAAACGCGGCCGTCGTCGACATTGGTGCTTGCAAAACTCGCATTGGGTTCGCAGGGGATGATATACCACGTGTCAACGAGCCCACGTGCGTTTTGCGTGGGGGAGAGCAGGAGAGCACGTTGTACCTGCGAAAGGCATACGACAAGCGGGCGATAGGTGACACCGTCCGCGTTATCGAAGACAAGGAGGTGAATTGGGATGCCATGGAACTGTTACTGCAGCATTTGGATGACATACTACACCTAAGCAATAGCGAAGTCCCAACACCTTTGTTGCTAACGGAGAAGATGCTCGTTCCCCGCGCCCACCGTCAACGGTTGGCGGAGATGCTGTTTGAGAAACATAATCTGTGTTCCGTTTATTTTGCACCGAGTCCCGCCCTCGCGCTCTATGCCTCGGGTGTGTGCAGCGGCGTATCAGTGGAAATGGGATACGACGCCTGTCACGTGGTGCCTGTGTTTCAGGGTTGTCCCATGTTTCATGCCGTGCATGCATTGGAGTATGGGGGTAAACTGTGCACGCAGTACATGATGAACACGGGTCAGCCACTTCCGGATGTTGTGCATCCCCGCCACCGGGTGGATGTGTGGGAACatataaaggagaaaaattgTGAGACATGCCCCAGCAGTGCCGCCTTCCGCAGGGCGGTAGAGATGGAGGCAAACATGAATAGTAGTAATGAAGAAAACGAGGATTACTCcggtagaaacaaaaatgtggtTCACCACAAGTTACCGGATGGCACGATCATTTCTCTGGGCTCGAGTCGGTTTGTCCCATCTGAGATGTTGTTTGATCCCTCGCTTGCACCAACCACCGAGCACGAAAGCAACCACAAGTGGGTAGAACATTTCGAATACTTACACACGTATGCTTTCCCTCAGGGTATTCATAGGCTTCTCGTCGATTCGGTGCGGAAATGCGATACCGACCTTCAGGGGTTGCTGTACGGCGCGCTACACCTGTCAGGAGGTTGCTCACTTTTAAGTGGCCTCCCTGAGAGGTTGCGGGATGATGTCGCATCTATTACGGCTCAGGCTGTGCACGTAGAGGCGCAAACGGAGCGAAGGGACGCAGCGTTTGTCGGAGGTTCCATTTTAGCATCGCTTCCGACATTCCAAAATTTTTGGGTTACCCGTGCGGAATACAGCGAGTTTGGTGCCGGTGCGGTGCTGCGGCGAGGTTTGTGA
- a CDS encoding hypothetical protein, unlikely (GPI-Anchor Signal predicted for Tb09.160.4010 by DGPI v2.04 with cleavage site probability 0.348 near 28), whose translation MRLLCSYCCLPRGPEMSPLPLSPFELPCSAKLKLSGRMNITFFCCLFSFTFSVSYQ comes from the coding sequence ATGCGCCTTCTTTGTTCATACTGCTGCTTACCACGTGGTCCCGAAATGTCACCGCTACCCTTATCACCATTCGAACTACCGTGTTCAGCAAAACTAAAACTAAGTGGTCGAATGAACATAACTTTCTTCTGTtgtcttttctcctttaccTTCTCTGTGTCATAtcaataa
- a CDS encoding cation transporter, putative, which yields MSGSLNVEQGPREASPGSATLLDSPAATGMSTRHAEQVVQSIKVLYELHKSGALSLEEFNAAKQQILFPPHSLLSVSGRSSEVGHAEYVRSRHIKKRENRGSKRGSSHWSSTSSSSSSISTVSNFMVAPRPRVWLPLVDEGSGDGVNHDAVMKEELDEGFLSGPVDKAGYYSLRSRTLSQDRGRPCAPPSSNGHGSNLKRYGTFRSPWPVVIGDTSIPKESVRAPMLPVNQVFVEYFNCRGERGQTFSSVELKEHQLRPPLFLHKRFATGQRERVPEALSTLAHTQELVPSESAVLHEEYPAAEPPDAPSVSGNSSLELCLNWYWVDMVGRDPSEVMYKNALRHLTKQFDIAESFLLDREHPLVLPQICSSPEDPSQFLICLRVATAKIALDDDSVKELTNRWILVVDLKRKVVITIHRMDSSYIANMRYHWKSLMERSDISFEEFLVRIMHDAVCTYTSHLIAHSDILEKCEAKLFVSSRRGTNNVPGTEYSASKQHAEGRIFSLFVDGSSSPFLLKLMDTKNKEPMDKGLMNIFLYHLHRRASVHHRVLNMTRVVLSESFTKLGLCSKEYADEMCVHCIELIDRALEICDDAKTLLDMHISLQSFRTNELMALLTKFSAFFTPSSFLAAVYGMNFPHIPELQWAWGYPCYWLACIVACVLIYLYMYRRGLLE from the coding sequence ATGAGTGGATCGTTGAACGTGGAGCAGGGGCCGCGTGAAGCGTCACCGGGATCGGCGACACTGTTGGATTCACCGGCGGCAACAGGAATGAGTACCCGCCACGCAGAGCAAGTGGTTCAGAGTATCAAAGTCTTGTATGAGCTTCATAAAAGCGGTGCCCTTTCACTCGAGGAATTCAACGCAGCAAAACAGCAAATCCTGTTTCCACCTCATTCGTTACTATCGGTGTCGGGACGGTCAAGTGAGGTAGGGCATGCAGAATACGTGAGAAGTAGGCACatcaaaaaaagggaaaaccgCGGTAGCAAACGCGGTTCAAGTCACTGGAGCAGcacgagcagcagcagtagcaGTATCAGCACAGTTAGTAACTTTATGGTCGCACCCCGCCCGAGAGTGTGGTTGCCCCTCGTTGATGAAGGATCTGGCGATGGTGTAAATCATGACGCCGTAATGAAAGAGGAGTTAGATGAGGGATTCCTCTCTGGACCCGTGGATAAGGCGGGATACTACTCGCTTCGGTCAAGAACTCTATCCCAGGACCGGGGAAGACCCTGTGCGCCGCCGAGCAGCAACGGCCATGGGAGTAACCTGAAGCGTTATGGTACATTTAGGTCCCCATGGCCCGTCGTGATTGGTGACACCAGCATCCCCAAAGAATCTGTTCGGGCACCGATGCTCCCCGTCAATCAAGTGTTTGTGGAATACTTCAACTGCCGCGGCGAGCGGGGTCAAACGTTTAGCAGCGTGGAACTCAAGGAACATCAGTTGCGTCCacccctctttcttcataAGCGGTTTGCTACAGGGCAGCGTGAGAGGGTACCGGAGGCGCTAAGTACTTTGGCCCATACGCAGGAACTGGTTCCGTCTGAGTCTGCAGTTTTGCATGAAGAATATCCAGCAGCAGAACCGCCGGATGCCCCTTCCGTATCGGGGAACTCCAGTTTAGAGTTGTGCCTTAACTGGTATTGGGTAGATATGGTGGGTCGTGACCCCTCGGAGGTAATGTACAAAAATGCTCTCCGTCATTTGACGAAGCAGTTTGATATTGCAGAATCTTTTCTACTGGACCGCGAACACCCTCTGGTGTTACCGCAGATTTGCAGTTCCCCTGAGGATCCCTCGCAGTTCCTAATTTGCCTCCGTGTTGCCACAGCTAAAATTGCGCTCGATGATGACAGTGTAAAGGAACTTACGAACCGCTGGATTCTCGTAGTAGATCTGAAGCGAAAGGTTGTCATCACCATCCACCGCATGGATAGTTCGTATATTGCCAACATGCGCTATCACTGGAAATCATTGATGGAGCGAAGTGACATATCATTCGAAGAGTTTCTTGTGAGGATCATGCATGACGCGGTCTGTACATACACCAGCCATCTAATTGCCCACTCCGATATTCTCGAGAAATGCGAGGCAAAGCTCTTTGTTTCCAGTCGCAGGGGGACAAATAATGTTCCGGGTACCGAGTACAGCGCTAGCAAGCAGCATGCTGAAGGGAGGATCTTCTCACTTTTTGTCGATGGTTCCTCATCACCGTTTCTCTTGAAGTTGATggatacaaaaaataaagagccGATGGATAAGGGGCTCATGAACATTTTCCTTTATCATTTACATCGTCGTGCGAGTGTTCACCACCGTGTACTTAATATGACGAGGGTAGTGCTTTCCGAGAGCTTCACAAAACTTGGACTTTGCAGCAAGGAATATGCGGATGAGATGTGTGTACACTGCATAGAGCTGATCGACCGCGCGCTAGAAATTTGCGATGATGCCAAAACTCTCCTCGACATGCATATTTCTTTGCAATCGTTTCGAACGAACGAACTAATGGCGCTTCTAACGAAATTTTCGGCCTTCTTCACACCTAGTTCTTTCCTTGCCGCAGTGTATGGTATGAATTTTCCCCACATACCTGAGTTGCAATGGGCATGGGGCTATCCATGCTATTGGTTGGCATGTATTGTGGCTTGTGTCCTCATATATCTTTACATGTACCGACGAGGACTTCTGGAGTAG